A genomic segment from Syntrophales bacterium encodes:
- the secD gene encoding protein translocase subunit SecD, translating to MFKSIGIRAAIAIIVFLGGLYYLTPSLISNLPSPWKNYFPRDKIHLGLDLQGGMHLALEVDTEKAMEATMERISNDLKETLMDNKVRFRQLKQTKGNIILELPDSASRGGLEKTLKDNYPDLELTSSEIIEGRERVSLKIRDKRASEIQKLAVEQSLETIRNRIDQFGISEPEIIPEGDDRIIIQLPGIRDTTRAKNLIGKTALLEFKLVDEEHSLDEALRGNIPEGSIIAEGYQMDREAGRRTIVPYLLKNRTLMTGSSLESAQVKISDRFGEPYISLKFDTQGAKDFDWITAENVKRKLAIVLDGVVHSAPVIQERISGGQAQITGSFTMEEARDLAIVLRAGALPAPVNILEERTVGPSLGQDSIDRGITSVIIGGILVVLFMMVYYKLSGIVANVALIMNMIIILGALAAFKATLTLPGIAGIVLTIGMAVDANVLIFERIREELRLGKTPRAAVEAGYAKAFLTILDTNVTTLIAALFLFQFGTGPVKGFAVTLSIGLVTSMFTAIFVTRIIFDYFVWNIRIKAVSI from the coding sequence ATGTTCAAAAGTATCGGGATCAGGGCTGCTATCGCGATAATCGTCTTCCTTGGGGGATTATATTATCTGACACCATCCCTTATCTCCAACCTTCCCTCCCCGTGGAAGAACTATTTCCCCAGGGACAAAATCCATCTGGGTCTTGATCTTCAGGGAGGAATGCATCTTGCCCTGGAAGTTGACACGGAAAAGGCCATGGAGGCCACCATGGAGAGAATCTCAAACGACCTGAAGGAAACCCTGATGGACAATAAAGTCCGTTTCAGACAGCTCAAACAGACAAAAGGGAATATCATCCTTGAACTACCCGATAGCGCCTCCAGGGGTGGATTGGAAAAAACCCTCAAAGACAATTATCCCGATCTTGAACTAACATCATCAGAGATTATTGAGGGAAGGGAAAGGGTTTCTTTAAAGATCAGGGATAAGCGCGCTTCTGAAATACAAAAACTTGCCGTGGAACAGAGCCTGGAAACCATCCGAAACAGGATTGATCAATTCGGCATCTCTGAGCCGGAAATTATCCCCGAGGGTGATGATCGCATCATTATACAGCTCCCTGGCATCAGGGACACCACCCGGGCCAAAAATCTCATCGGGAAAACGGCCCTTCTCGAATTTAAACTCGTTGATGAGGAACACAGCCTGGATGAAGCCCTGCGGGGAAATATCCCTGAAGGGAGCATCATCGCCGAGGGTTACCAGATGGACAGGGAAGCGGGACGTAGAACCATCGTACCTTACCTGCTGAAAAACAGGACCCTTATGACCGGTAGCTCTCTCGAGTCTGCCCAGGTGAAAATAAGTGATCGTTTCGGTGAGCCTTACATCTCCTTAAAATTCGACACCCAGGGGGCGAAAGACTTCGACTGGATCACGGCGGAAAACGTGAAAAGAAAACTGGCCATTGTTCTCGACGGTGTGGTGCACTCCGCGCCGGTGATCCAGGAGAGGATCTCCGGGGGCCAGGCCCAGATCACAGGATCGTTCACCATGGAAGAGGCCCGTGATCTGGCAATTGTCCTGAGGGCAGGCGCCCTTCCTGCGCCGGTCAACATCCTTGAGGAAAGGACAGTGGGGCCGTCTCTGGGACAGGATTCCATTGACAGGGGTATCACTTCTGTGATCATCGGAGGCATCCTCGTTGTTCTTTTCATGATGGTCTATTACAAACTTTCCGGTATTGTCGCCAACGTGGCGCTGATCATGAACATGATCATCATCCTGGGCGCGCTGGCGGCCTTTAAGGCCACCCTCACCCTCCCCGGCATTGCCGGGATCGTTCTTACCATCGGTATGGCTGTGGATGCCAATGTCCTCATCTTTGAGAGGATCAGGGAGGAACTCCGCCTGGGAAAAACGCCGCGGGCCGCTGTGGAAGCGGGATATGCCAAGGCGTTCCTCACCATCTTAGACACCAATGTGACCACACTCATCGCCGCCCTGTTCCTCTTCCAGTTCGGAACGGGACCGGTAAAAGGGTTTGCGGTTACCCTGAGTATCGGTCTCGTCACCAGCATGTTCACCGCCATTTTTGTCACAAGGATTATCTTTGATTATTTCGTCTGGAACATAAGGATCAAGGCAGTCAGTATTTAA
- the yajC gene encoding preprotein translocase subunit YajC produces the protein MMNLAYAMGGAGGTGAKGGDMSFIIMIAIMFAIFYFLLIRPQQKRQKEIRQMQANLSHGDMVITSGGIHGKVTGITDTVVTLEVAEKVRIKVSRNFISAVLQKAGKE, from the coding sequence ATGATGAATCTAGCTTATGCCATGGGTGGGGCAGGTGGAACGGGAGCCAAGGGAGGAGACATGAGTTTTATTATTATGATCGCCATTATGTTTGCCATTTTTTATTTTCTTCTGATCAGGCCTCAACAGAAGAGGCAGAAAGAAATCAGACAGATGCAGGCAAATCTCAGCCACGGCGATATGGTGATCACCTCGGGGGGGATACATGGGAAAGTCACAGGGATCACAGACACCGTTGTTACGCTCGAGGTCGCTGAAAAGGTAAGGATAAAGGTCTCAAGAAATTTTATCAGCGCTGTCCTGCAAAAGGCAGGAAAGGAGTAA
- the secF gene encoding protein translocase subunit SecF — MELVKPGTNINFVGKMKFAFGCSLLMIIISIVSVIWQGGLNLGIDFSGGTLIQIKFQKEPPIESIRSVFTSLGLENSIIQQFGSDEVVVRTASISSDLLKDISRRLEDALGRAYGRGASLVQRVEVVGPKVGSDLRNKAIMALVFSWLGMLIYIAWRFEFRYAVGGILALIHDVTITVGVFSLLNKEFTLTIVAALLTIVGYSINDTIVIFDRIRENVRKNVRQSLRDTINASVNQTLGRTILTSFTVFVVVAILFFFGGAVIHDFAFALLVGLVTGTYSTVFIASPIVLVWENIKPSKIRRKS; from the coding sequence ATGGAACTTGTAAAACCAGGAACCAATATCAATTTTGTGGGGAAGATGAAGTTCGCCTTTGGGTGTTCCCTTCTTATGATTATCATTAGTATTGTCTCGGTTATCTGGCAGGGAGGTCTCAACCTTGGCATTGACTTTTCCGGGGGCACCCTGATTCAGATCAAATTTCAGAAGGAGCCGCCGATTGAGAGCATAAGAAGTGTTTTCACATCCCTTGGCCTGGAAAACAGCATCATTCAGCAGTTTGGTAGTGATGAGGTTGTTGTTAGGACGGCAAGCATCTCCTCCGATCTCCTCAAGGATATCTCCCGGCGGCTCGAAGATGCTTTGGGTAGAGCCTATGGCAGGGGGGCATCTCTCGTGCAGAGAGTTGAGGTTGTGGGTCCCAAAGTCGGCAGTGATCTGAGGAATAAGGCAATCATGGCCCTCGTTTTTTCCTGGCTCGGGATGCTCATCTATATCGCCTGGCGGTTCGAGTTTCGCTACGCCGTCGGCGGCATCCTTGCCCTTATCCACGATGTCACTATTACCGTCGGTGTCTTTTCCCTGCTGAACAAAGAGTTTACCCTGACGATCGTGGCCGCTCTGTTGACCATTGTCGGATATTCTATAAACGATACCATCGTTATCTTCGATCGGATCAGGGAAAACGTGAGGAAAAATGTCAGACAGAGCCTGAGGGATACGATAAATGCGAGTGTCAATCAGACGCTGGGCAGGACGATCCTGACATCTTTTACGGTCTTTGTTGTCGTGGCTATCCTGTTCTTCTTTGGCGGGGCGGTTATCCACGACTTTGCCTTCGCCCTCCTGGTGGGTCTGGTGACTGGCACGTACTCCACCGTATTTATCGCGAGCCCCATCGTCCTGGTCTGGGAAAACATCAAACCTTCGAAGATAAGGAGGAAAAGCTAA
- the tgt gene encoding tRNA guanosine(34) transglycosylase Tgt yields the protein MLIAGCMMGDGYQFKLLKKDPTPGARLGKIQTPHGEVNTPVFMPVGSQGTVKSLIPEWVRDLGAEMILSNAYHLYLRPGHKIIKDLGGLHRFMNWNGPILTDSGGFQIYSLSALRKITDEGVMFQSHIDGSRQFLSPELVIEIQEVLGSDIMMCLDECISYPASFAEVEKSMALTLKWARRSRKAKKNNHCQALFGIVQGGIYPALRKRGVEDITGIGFDGYALGGLSVGEPKEMMMEIVAGITPLLPEDKPRYLMGVGTPEDIVACVYHGIDIFDCVIPTRCARNGLLFTNREKIVIKNNRYGDDSSPLDSSCDCYTCRHYSRAYLRHLFMAREILAMILNTIHNLRYYMHLLEMIREAIRNGQYADFKSNFARSRSKSDQPCV from the coding sequence TTGCTGATTGCGGGTTGTATGATGGGTGATGGGTATCAATTCAAACTGCTCAAGAAGGATCCGACCCCCGGGGCACGGCTGGGGAAGATACAGACACCCCACGGCGAGGTGAACACCCCTGTTTTCATGCCGGTAGGCAGCCAGGGTACGGTAAAGTCCCTCATACCTGAATGGGTGAGGGACTTAGGGGCAGAAATGATCCTCAGCAACGCGTATCACCTCTATCTGAGACCCGGTCATAAAATCATTAAAGATCTGGGAGGTTTGCACAGGTTCATGAACTGGAACGGTCCGATCCTCACCGACAGTGGTGGCTTCCAGATATACAGCCTCAGTGCCCTGAGAAAGATCACTGATGAAGGGGTGATGTTTCAATCTCACATTGACGGATCCAGGCAATTCCTCAGTCCGGAGCTGGTTATTGAGATTCAGGAGGTCCTCGGTTCAGATATCATGATGTGTCTCGATGAGTGCATATCCTACCCCGCTAGTTTCGCGGAGGTGGAAAAATCCATGGCACTGACGCTAAAATGGGCTAGAAGGAGCAGAAAGGCAAAGAAAAACAACCACTGCCAGGCCCTCTTCGGCATCGTCCAGGGGGGGATTTATCCTGCCTTAAGGAAGCGAGGGGTAGAGGACATTACCGGTATCGGTTTCGATGGCTACGCCCTGGGGGGATTGAGCGTAGGAGAACCTAAAGAGATGATGATGGAAATCGTTGCTGGGATTACCCCCCTCCTTCCAGAGGACAAGCCGAGGTATCTTATGGGTGTGGGGACGCCCGAAGATATTGTGGCATGTGTTTATCACGGCATTGACATATTTGACTGTGTGATACCTACCCGGTGTGCCAGAAACGGATTACTATTTACAAATCGCGAAAAGATTGTTATAAAAAACAACCGTTACGGTGATGATAGTTCACCCCTCGATAGTTCCTGCGACTGTTACACATGCAGACACTATTCACGGGCATACTTAAGGCACCTGTTTATGGCCAGGGAGATCCTGGCTATGATCTTGAACACGATCCACAATCTCCGTTACTACATGCATTTGTTGGAGATGATCAGAGAAGCGATAAGAAATGGTCAATACGCGGATTTCAAAAGTAATTTTGCCAGGAGTAGGTCTAAAAGCGATCAGCCGTGCGTTTGA